ACGACAAAGTCCATTTTGAGGGAAAAGATGAAGGAAGGTAGAGAAACCTTAAATGCATctgaagacacaaagaaaggagTGAGCCACAGAGTACGGTGAGGAAACAGCAGGGGCTGAGCTGACTATGGCGCCCATACAGGGACTTTTCCTATCTTCCAGTTAGTTAGCTGCACAGACTATGAAGCCCATACAGGGACTTTTCCTATCTTCCAGTTAGTTAGCTGCACAGACTATGAAGCCcataaagggattttttttttatgtcttccaGCTAGCTGCACAGATGCCTCAGTTGCTGCAAAACATTCACGGGATCATCGAAGCCTTTGGGTGCTATGCCAGGTCAGAGGGTGGCTGCAAAGTGCTCACGCGGGGGGAGCTGAAGAGGCTCCTGGAACATGAGTTTGCTGACGTCATAGTGGTATGATATGTGGGGATGAGAGGGAGAAACATGCTAAGGACAGTCAAAGTGTGCTTACCTGCAAGGGCTTTTACCTGGGGGTGTAAAGAGCAAACAGCCAAAATTCGAGCCTGCTAGCTCTGTTGGCAGCTGTGCAGGCCAACACAAAAGACATGGAGGGAAAAGGGTCACGGCAGGTGACACCTCTTCATCCTTAGGGAAAGGGCAGATTCTTGGATCCAATTCTCTCTTTAAATTGAGTttaatttcaagacagggtaagaaGACTTCCCCAGGCAAGAACAGACTCTTCAAATGGTCTGGTGGGGTGGTGGGAAGTAGTCGTTGCTTTCTGGCGCTTCTCAAACCTGACACATTTCCTGCATGGGTCTGAAACGGGACTGCTTATTAGCATCCATTAAGACACTGCCTTTGCTTAGCACAAAGCTGCTGAAAAACATTAGCTCACTAGTGGGGTCAAAAATGAGATTTTGGAGCACTAGTTCTGAACAACTGTGGGTGCAGGGACTCCAAGAGAACAACCCCACCCAGAAAACCAGAACTAGAGCCCTAAGGCACATTTCTGCTTTGGGTTAACATCTAAAGTAGACTGAATAATGAAGTCCTTAGGTACAAAGACCAGCACACGAGGATGGTGCCTACATGCTTAGAGCATCCTGTTGTTCTGATAGGATTCCCCATCACGGGAGCTCTCTGGATTCCCGTGGGGCCAGGCTCCTGCTGTGTTTCAGGTAGGGTGGGTGCCAGGGGCAAAGTGGCAAGGGCAGCCACAAGGAGCCAGGAGCCCAGACAGCTGCATACAAGCACAAGCATTCCCTCTCCAATGCATCTTTACCCAGTTGATCATCCTGCAGATCTGAAATCGAGGATGTATAGAACAAAAGGTGTGTCCTGTCCTTGAGTAAGAGAGATGATGCAGCAGAAGACACACTAACAAAACATCACACTGTGATGCTGTGGGCAGCGCTGGGGTCTGAGAGTCCCCAGTCCGCAATGCGGTGAGGGAGCCTAGAAACAGAGTGCAATGGATCTGACTGAGTTCTCCATAGAGGAGCAATGCTGACTTGGCCTCATTTCTCCCCCAGAACCCCCATGATCCCTCGACTGTGGATGAAGTTCTGCGCCTGTTGGATGAAGATAACACGGGGGCTGTGGAGTTCAAGGAATTCCTGGTCTTGGTGTTTAAAGTTGCTCGGGCCTGCTTTAAGACACTGAGTGAGAGTCCTAGGGGTGCCTGCGTGCCTGACAGATCTGAAAGCTACTATCCTGGATCCGGGAAAGAGCTGGAGCAAGGCCAGAGAGGTGGCATTGGAGTGGGAAGAGATGGAACAGAGCAGAGCTATGAGGACAGCAGCCGTGGACAGAGGGATCAGGCGTCTAAGGAACAGATCAGGGTGGGGACACACACCCAGAATCAGGACAGCTACCCTGCACAGATCAGCAGTCACAACGGGGAGGCTGAGTCTCAGAGACGGGAGATGGTAAACCAGCAAACACAAGCAACAGGACAGGTGGCGCAGACCCCGAGGATAGAAGTCAAGAGTTGGACCAGAGAGAGGAGGTCAGAGCAGCAGTCACAGGTTAGCCAGCAGACAGAGGAGACCACATCTGGAACTACAACTCAGACCCAAGAAGGTGCCTTCCAGACACAAGGATTCAACTGTGGCCAGGACAGAGGAACTAGCAGCCATAGCCAAGACAGAGTCCAGGAAGACCAAGATGCTACACAACACTATCAGACACAGGCAGAGTCTCATACCCAGATACACACCCAGATGGTAGAACAGGGCTATAGGCAGCAGACAGGAGGTAGCAGCGTCCAAACACAGGGATCCATCTATGACCAGAACAGAGAGACTGAGATTCACAGTCGAGACAGAAACCAAGCAGGCCAGGCTGCTAAAGACCACCACCAGGCACAGTcatatactcagacacacaccCAGATGAGGGAACAAGGCAGGAGCCAGCAGGAAGGAAACAGCAACATCCAAACACATGGGTCCATCCATGACCAAAACAGAATGACTGAGATCTATGGACAAGACAGCAGTCATACAGGACAGGTAGGGACAGGACACTTCCAGACACAGGTAGGATCCTATTCTCAGACTTTGGAGCATGATAAGAACCAGTCTGCAAGACAGATAAGGGCTCCAGAACAGAGACAGACCCAGATACAGTCAGGTATGGGGCAAGCCTGGACACCAGTAAGCAACTGTGAGACACAAGACCCAGTGCTCGGAGGCCAGGTCCAGACCGAGACAAGCACTGTGAGAGGAAGACAAGAGTGGAGCAGCGGCCAGCCGGGCCCAAAGGGAGGGCAGGGGGAGAGCGCACCCACTGTCATTAGAGATGAGTGGGTCAATGACCACACAAGGGAAATAGTGATCCGAAGCCAGGATCCAGGTAACCTGCATGCTCCTGCTTCTTCAGCTCAGGGCCAGGATACAGCACAGATacagggggagaagaaaggactcACAGCTAAGGGACTATATTCCTATTTGAAGACAGACCAGCCATGACTTTTCCTGTCTCCAGTGCCCAGTACCAAAAGACAGCTGGCATGAGACTAGCCTACCCTGCTCGGCCCTACCCTGGAACATTGATGGAAAGCCATGATTcttctcattttgttctttctcagtGATCATTTCTACAGGGTGCTTTCTTGTTTAAACTCGCTCCTTTTGC
The genomic region above belongs to Arvicola amphibius chromosome 14, mArvAmp1.2, whole genome shotgun sequence and contains:
- the Crnn gene encoding cornulin — translated: MPQLLQNIHGIIEAFGCYARSEGGCKVLTRGELKRLLEHEFADVIVNPHDPSTVDEVLRLLDEDNTGAVEFKEFLVLVFKVARACFKTLSESPRGACVPDRSESYYPGSGKELEQGQRGGIGVGRDGTEQSYEDSSRGQRDQASKEQIRVGTHTQNQDSYPAQISSHNGEAESQRREMVNQQTQATGQVAQTPRIEVKSWTRERRSEQQSQVSQQTEETTSGTTTQTQEGAFQTQGFNCGQDRGTSSHSQDRVQEDQDATQHYQTQAESHTQIHTQMVEQGYRQQTGGSSVQTQGSIYDQNRETEIHSRDRNQAGQAAKDHHQAQSYTQTHTQMREQGRSQQEGNSNIQTHGSIHDQNRMTEIYGQDSSHTGQVGTGHFQTQVGSYSQTLEHDKNQSARQIRAPEQRQTQIQSGMGQAWTPVSNCETQDPVLGGQVQTETSTVRGRQEWSSGQPGPKGGQGESAPTVIRDEWVNDHTREIVIRSQDPGNLHAPASSAQGQDTAQIQGEKKGLTAKGLYSYLKTDQP